The Penaeus monodon isolate SGIC_2016 chromosome 5, NSTDA_Pmon_1, whole genome shotgun sequence genome window below encodes:
- the LOC119573315 gene encoding electron transfer flavoprotein subunit alpha, mitochondrial-like: MFAVTRNATRLCQAASRRFQSTLVVAEHDNNALTPITLSAITAAKKLGSDVSCLVAGHNCSKVVEELTKASGVTKILVADSDAFVGFLPERLAPLVLASQSQFNYTHIVAGASALGKSLLPRVAAKLDVSPISDIIEIKAPDTFVRSIYAGNALMTLKSKDAVKVITVRGTSFEPAELSGGSAGSEAFPVSDLPIDMSQFIGQELSKSDRPELTAAKTVVSGGRGMKSGDNFEMLYKLADKLNAAVGASRAAVDAGFVPNDMQVGQTGKIVAPELYIAVGISGAIQHLAGMKDSKTIVAINKDPEAPIFQVADLGLVADLFKAVPEMIEKV; the protein is encoded by the exons GCTGCAAGTCGTCGCTTCCAGTCGACGCTGGTGGTTGCCGAGCATGATAACAACGCCCTTACACCCATAACCCTCAGTGCCATCACAGCAGCTAAGAAGCTAGGCAGTGATGTGTCCTGCCTCGTTGCCGGCCACAACTGCTCGAAG GTGGTTGAAGAGCTAACCAAAGCCAGCGGCGTTACCAAGATTCTCGTTGCCGATTCCGATGCTTTTGTAGGTTTCCTTCCTGAACGTCTGGCCCCTCTTGTGCTTGCTTCCCAGAGTCAGTTCAACTACACACATATTGTCG CTGGAGCCTCAGCCCTTGGAAAGTCGCTGTTGCCACGCGTTGCAGCCAAGCTAGATGTATCTCCCATAAGTGACATCATTGAAATCAAGGCTCCTGATACATTTGTCCGCTCAATTTACGCTGGTAATGCACTCATGACCCTCAAGAGCAAGGATGCTGTCAAG GTAATCACAGTACGTGGAACAAGCTTCGAGCCAGCAGAGCTTAGTGGTGGAAGTGCAGGAAGTGAAGCTTTTCCTGTCTCTGATCTGCCTATTGATATGTCCCAGTTCATTGGCCAGGAACTGTCGAAGTCTGACCGTCCAGAGCTGACTGCTGCCAAG ACTGTCGTTAGTGGAGGCCGTGGCATGAAGAGCGGAGATAACTTTGAGATGCTGTACAAACTGGCAGACAAGCTCAATGCTGCTGTAGGTGCCTCTAGAGCTGCTGTTGATGCTGGGTTTGTCCCCAATGACATGCAG GTGGGTCAGACTGGAAAGATTGTGGCTCCAGAGCTGTACATTGCTGTGGGAATCAGCGGGGCCATTCAGCACCTGGCTGGCATGAAGGACTCAAAGACCATTGTGGCCATCAACAAGGATCCTGAGGCTCCCATCTTCCAG GTTGCTGACCTGGGCCTGGTGGCTGACCTGTTCAAGGCTGTTCCTGAGATGATTGAGAAAGTTTAA